One Diadema setosum chromosome 8, eeDiaSeto1, whole genome shotgun sequence genomic window carries:
- the LOC140232231 gene encoding histamine N-methyltransferase A-like, translating to MALTSLLENEARYKDVYLTGYSRIAQKDAIYHHVTYHFEKTVLGNLKKVFTLDGQFNMMGVGVGEGKHEIAVIKNLRPFYKKISSIAIEPNANLLQTYEENMQRAEVIPPVDVKFFNGTFGQYVDGRGNQHEKFHLISAIHSLYYLGQIEESMEQLLAALKENGILLLQIASGRTAFAKLWKVVPSLNWQDVNITFTEEDVTREAKRRGCDVTKIPLQLTLDVTELFDEASDFGNKILDFFTMTSYFRQTAPKALVEKVMEFWRDNSSWDESGRCRADFEEYLMIVQKCSPP from the exons ATGGCACTAACATCACTGCTGGAAAATGAGGCCCGTTACAAGGACGTGTACCTGACGGGATATTCGAGAATTGCCCAGAAGGATGCCATATACCATCATGTCACTTATCACTTCGAAAAAACTGTTCTGGGGAACTTGAAAAAAGTTTTTACCCTTGACGGACAATTCAACATGATGGGTGTTGGAGTTGGTGAAg GGAAACATGAAATAGCAGTCATAAAAAATCTCAGGCCGTTTTACAAGAAGATATCAAGCATCGCTATAGAGCCCAATGCGAACCTACTTCAAACGTATGAGGAAAATATGCAGAGAGCCGAAGTCATTCCACCTGTTGATGTAAAGTTCTTCAATGGTACATTTGGTCAATATGTTGACGGCCGTGGGAACCAGCACGAGAAGTTTCACCTCATCAGCGCCATTCACAGCCTGTACTACCTTGGTCAAATCGAAGAGTCAATGGAACAACTCCTGGCCGCTTTGAAGGAAAACGGGATTCTTCTACTGCAAATCGCCTCCG GTCGCACCGCGTTTGCCAAGCTATGGAAGGTGGTACCAAGTCTTAATTGGCAGGATGTCAATATCACCTTTACGGAGGAGGATGTCACACGAGAGGCCAAGAGACGCGggtgtgacgtcacaaagatACCGCTGCAGCTTACGCTAGACGTAACCGAGCTCTTTGACGAGGCGTCCGACTTCGGAAACAAGATTTTAGATTTCTTTACTATGACCAGCTACTTCCGACAAACAGCTCCCAAGGCGTTAGTCGAAAAGGTGATGGAGTTTTGGCGTGACAACAGCTCATGGGATGAATCGGGGCGCTGCAGAGCTGACTTTGAAGAGTACTTGATGATTGTGCAGAAATGCTCACCTCCATAA